cactggaaaagactgatgctgtgagggattgggggcaggaggagaaggggacgacagaggatgagatggctggatggcatcactgactcgatggatgtgagtctgagtgaactccgggagttggtgatggacagggaggcctggcgcgctgcagttcatggggtcgcaaagagttggacacgactgagtgactgaatcaatgaatgaagGGGACTCAAGCTTGAGCTCAACGAACAATTAGGAAGTAAGAGGACTTCCGCATAAGTGGGGAAGGGTGTTCCAAAGAAAGGATAAGCAGGTACCGAGGCTTGGTGGCTTCAGAGAGCAAGGCACTCATGGGCTTTGGAATGGGGAGTGGCCTGCATTGACAAGTTCTGTCAAATCTGCAGTTTCCAAATTGGTTAGACTATGGAATTGCCTCTTCCATAAATCCTAGTAAAGCAGAATTTAGGAAATGGTGGGCAGAGGCAAGAAACCAGCCACATCATGCCCTCTACTCTCACTAGGTGTGGTTCTAGATTGAATTGACATGTAGAAAAGATACTGTGAGGTGAGGAGCGGCTATTTCAGGGTCTGCTTAGTGAGTGTACAAGGTAAACCCCCAACTTCCAtctcttaaaagataaaaataaaaacacccttCAAGTTAGTTCACTCACACTCTCTATGCAGGTTCTTCCCAGCATCCTTCAAAAGAATGCTGAGCACATCAGGTAAACTCAGAAAACTTTTGGGAGACCCACAAGCTCAGAAAAACCTGATAGAAAGAAGGGGGAGATTAATTCCCCCAGAAAGGAAAAGTCCCTCAGTAAATCAGGATGAATTAGAATTCTCCTGTGTAAATAATAGGAGTATCTCTTGATTTTGGTACTAGCTCCTGGAATGCAGCTCTAATTCTAAGACCTGCACATGAGGTCCTTGTTTCTGTAGGGAGACAGTTCCTCTGCCTCACCTGGAAGACCATGTTGATTCACTGCTAATGTAGAAAGCACAGTGAGGCCCCCAGAGAGAAGAGCCATTTACTCTACAAATATTTGAGCACCAGTTATCTACAAACACAGAGACTTACTTCTTAACCCTGATCATCTGTCTCTTGGACCCCCACAACAAAAAGTATAATTTCCCGATGAGATAATAAAGGCAGTATTATGTGTAGAGTAAGTATTAGATTAACAGTTAGAAGCTTTGAGCTCAGATCTCTGTCCTGCCAGCAGTAAGTTCGTCCTGCCTGTGTTTTTTTATTGACGGAATGGGTATGTTGGATGGTAGAGGTGGAGAGAAGGGATGAGGGAAGTAGAGTGAAATTGAAGTCTTTTTTCCAGCTCTCTAATCCTGTTGTTTCCTACCTAAATGGGTAAGctttcattttaattgttttctaaCATTATTGACGTATAATTGACAAAAGCTGTATATAGTTAAagtgtgaaatgattaccacaatctaATTAATACATTCACCCCCTCCCATTATTACCTTTTTGTGTATGATGAGAACACTTAAGGTCTATTCTCTTAAGCAAGTTTTGAATAGACAATCTAGTATTATTAAccccctggtaaagaatctgcctgcaatgcaggagaccccagtttgattcctgggttgggaaggtcccctggagaagggatgggctacccacttactttgggcatccctggtggctcagatggtaaagagtctgcctgcaatatgggagacctgggttcagtccctgggttgtgaagatcccttggaggagggcatggcaacccactcctgtattcttgcctggagaattgccatgggcagaggagcctggcgggctacagtccatgggtcgcgaagagtcggacaagactgagcgactaagcacattattaactacagtcaccatgctgtacattagatccccagaatttattcatcttataatgaacttttatacttttaaaaacagttaCTGTAAACAGTGAGGCACATCTGTCAGAAGGGCCAGGATGTAAAACACTGACCACACCAGATACCAGTGAGGGTGTGGAGCTCCTAGAgctctcattcactgctggtgggaatgtaaagtcgTACAGactgtttggcagtttcttaaaaaacgaAGTGTACCCTCACCCTAGATTCAACAATTGCATTCCTTGATTTCAttacccaaatgagttgaaaacttagGTCCATataaaaacctgcacatggatgtttacagcagctttattcataattgcccaaacttggtgaatggataagtaaatggTGGTATGTCCAAAGAatggactaaaaagaaatgaggtatcaatccatgaaaagacatgaagcAAACTGCATAattctgagtgaaagaagtcacttTGGGAAGGCTAAGTACAGTTATCATTCCAACAACATATTTCAGAAAAGGCAAACTAAGGAGATAATAAAAAGGACAGTGACTGCCAGGGGTTaagtggggaggagagaagaaTGAACAGGTGGGGCATAGGATTTTTGGGGCAACCAGTATGACACTATAGTGGTGGATACACGTCATATGTTCTGTCAAACCCCATAGAATGTATCCAGAGTGAACctaaatgtaaactatggactttggatgATCATGATGACATCAGTTGCAACAAATGGAGGTGTTGAAGATGTTAATAGTGAGGGAGCTTGTTTAGGGTCATGGCTGGGCGCATCAGGGGGCTATataggaactctgctcaattttgctgtgaatctgaaactctaaaatacaatttttttaaaggatgatgTGAATCTCAAGTAATAATTTTCTTCTTCTCATGAACATATGTCCCCAAACTTCAGCTAGACATGTGGTAGTAGCAGTTCTTGAAATACAGATACTCAGACCTTACAGTAAGGCAGATACCAACAGATCCTCTAAATCCCCCTCCAGCTCTGACATCAGCCTGGGAGACGCAGAGTACATGTTGTCATAAACATGAGTCAAAGGCCAGGCGTACACTGGAGAAATTATTTAACCACGTTTCACCCTCAgactgtgaaatgggaatactTATCTCCCAAGGTCAGTAGGGCAGTTAGAGGAGAAATGTGTCTGATAGTGCTATGCAGATGCCGTCTAGAAGAGAGACAGGTAttaattcagccactgtttcctggcGTCCTGGCTAGGTCCTAGAAGTATAAACCATGTACTTGGAGTCTGGCAGAGCCTCTGATGACAGTGTCAAGCAATCATTGCTGAAATGGCCTTTCAAATAAGGGATATATTTAAGGGTCCCTAAGGCAATTGGGGGCTATTGCTTGGTAAAAACAGACTTGAACCAAATCTTCAAAAAGGGTAGAGAGGCTGTGCTCAGAGAGAGAACCTTCAACATTCCAGTGACTGATGTAATCCACTTTTATTCGGGTCATTCTGATAGTGGCTTTGGTGAGAAGTTCCCTTGTAAGGTTGTTATGCAAGTAAGATCATTCAAGTAAAATGCTTGGCTCACTGCAGAACAGGTAGTACATGATTAATTGGTAGCAGTTATTAATAAATGACTAATTTACTAATGAATAATTATGACAAAATTAATCCACCCTTCTCAAGCTGTTAGGCTTCCCAAATTAACATTCTGGTGGCTTTAATGCCTTCCTAGTTCCAATGTCTGATTATTATTACATAAGGCAGTAACTTGTCCTATTCAACAGTATTTTTAGTACAGTTTTAGAAGCAGCCTCTTAAATGCTTATGATCCAAACAAGCAGAGTCACTGGAACACTTGTCCTGGCCTCTGCCACTTGACCAAACTTCGTTAAAATCCGGGCCATCACCTCATCTCTGAAGGGGAGTACAGAACAGTTATACCTGCAGTTATTAACTTAGGGGTTTTTGCTCTGAGCTGTGAGTGCAATTGGATAAAAATTAGTTACAAGGCTTACGTAAAAAAAATAGGCATCTGTATTTTTTATCTTTCcaacacagaagaaaagaaaatgataccaGGGCAAGCACCAGCTTTTTATTGATATATCTGTGTGTCCCTAGCATCTAGCACATACTGTAACTTTCGAAGAGGAAAATCTAACATCATAATTCTCTctcaacacttttttttcttcacttaacatagcttatttatatatttgacatatatacttttggtctttattttcctttgttgtgcaaaaattAGGACCACAACTGCATATTCTTTTGGAAAGTTTTTCCTGTGTTACtagtttaatgatttttaaaggaagttaaaatattttggaaatagatTCATCCAgtgactttattttaaatatcaatccacatataaatataataaataggtAAATGAAAGATAGTTGTCTGTGAAGGTAACACTGTTAAATTCCTTGGGAATCCTTCCagagaaaattaatatatttagccCCATACATGTGCTTTATacaagtggaccacattctacATATTGATCTGCATCTaggttttttttctcttgagatgtaattcacatatcTAAGTTCCAAAGttcattttaaagtgtataattcagtggtctttagtatattcacaagtcTGTATAACTGTCACCACTGTCTAGTTTCAGAACATTGTTGTGGTCTCAAAAGGAAGCCACTTACCTATTAGCAGTCactgtcccttcctcctccccacacaCCCTGGCAGCTGCTAATCTACTTTCTAGCTCCATGGATTTGCTTTTTCTGGATATTAACTGAAACATAAAATGTTGTGGTCCTCTGCGACTGGCTCCTATCACTGAGCATGAGGTTCTTAAGATTCACCCATGTTATTGGATATATCACAGTaccttattcctttttatggccaaataatattccactaggtggaaataccacattttgtttattcgttcatcagttaatggacatctgggtttgtttccactttttagctgttttgaataatgctgctatgaacattgataTATAAGCTTTTGTGTGAACatagttttcagttctcttgggtgaTGTACttacctagaagtagaattactaGGTCATATGGaaactatttttaatcttttgaggaaatACTAGACTTTCCCGAGATATCTGCACCATTTTACCTTTCCACAAGCAATATATGAGGGTTCTAATATTCCATGACACTagttattttccagttttcttgattACAGCCATCCTAGTTGATATGAATTGatattcattgtggttttgacttgtattttcttaatgactaatgatattgagcatctttttgtgcacttattggtcatttgtatatctttgaaGTGTCtatatcctttgcccattttttaattgggttgcctttttattgttcagttgtatTTCACTCTTCTTGGATATGtgatttgtaaacattttcttccttttgtgggttatgtctttttaattttttaaagtgttctttAACTATTTGAAGCactaaagtttttaattttgatggagtccaatttatctattttttctgcatttttttttttaaagaaactaaaactCCTCATGTCAACACACACAGTCCTATGACATTCCTTATCTGCATGGAGCTTTGTTGTGTGGAACTGCTACCATAATTTAttcagatgcttttttttttttaattaacagacTGTCTTTTAGTTTCTTGCTGCTACAGATGGTAGTGCAGTGACCATTCTTGAGCGTGTATCTTAACCCTTTTTCAAGTCATTCAGAGAGTAAatcctagaagtgggattgccaAATCAAAGAGGGCATGCATTTAAAAATCTTAGTAAATCTCGAGCATTAATATGATCACCTGTTGCCTCCTATGCACGCATAACTGTACTGGCTCTGCTGAGACTCTAGTTTTATGGAGAAGTTCCATTCAGAGCTGGATCCTGCATCTTTTTAGCCAGATATGAGAATTCAAAGACAAGTATAGAGCTTTACCTGCTTGATTGCTTACCCTTTATGTGTGTGGTTCCCCACAGTGCCGCTAAAAGTTTACCGCCAGTGTTGGAGTTTGGAACATTGCAATTTTGAGTTCATCGCAAACGCCTTAGGGGAGAAGGAGCTCCACTATGACTGCTGCCAGAAGAACCTGTGTAACAAAAGTGACGGGACGAGCGTATCTGAGAAGACACCGCTGCTGCTCACTCTGCTGCTGGTGGCAGTCTGCCGCTTTTATCTCTAAATCTGTGCCAGGAGGACTTCTCCTGAATGTCCTGTTTCTATCTATTCCTTCCTTCATGTGATGCTGTGTTCCAAAGGCTTTTTATTTTCCAACTGGATCCTGTTGGGAAAGTCTAAAACTAGCTTGAGCAACTTGAATAATAGAGGAATTCAGAAAGATTCTGAAGACCAGTCCTCTTGGCAGAGAAGACCTGTTTGAGTTGAAAAAAGAGTGAACTGTGTGTAATGTGAGTGAGATGACATGCTTCTTACTCTGCACTTTGTGAGGCCAGCTTTGCAGGGACAGCTTGAGTTGCTCTGCAGTCCTCAGACGTTTCCCTCTGGTTCCTTGGATGTAATTAGTGTGGTCAGTACTCTTTTGGGGTAGCTGGAGCAGGGGCTCCTTTTCAACAGTCTTTCTCACAAGGAATGCTTTATGCTCGCCTTTCATGGCCCCTGTATTGCCAGGTAGGCATGACCCATCTTTCGGATGTGGACTGTCAGTCAGGGACAATGAAATTCTTAAAGAAGAGTAATAGGAATGACTGTTGTCTTCGCAGCTGCCTGGGAAGGAGGTAAGCTTTCCAGATGGCAGGGCATGGAAGCACAAGGTTTGTCTTCGAAGAGGTACCAGTGGCTCAAATCAGTTTTCCTCTGTCCCTCAATTTTGTGTTGGCTTTGCTGTCTTTGCCTAGAAAAATTCAGTAGCATAAATGAACAGTGTGTTAAAACTATCCCTTCCACTCCCCACCTTTTCTGTTGACATGGTAGGCTGTCTTGGATTTGTCACACACAGTTAAAAACTAAACATTTGAATATTCTATGTTACATGTGACTTGCAGTTATTAAGTATGCTTATTTTAACTGTTACTGATAGGAACACTctttatgtgtgcatgtataatgCGTGAATGGAACAGGAGGGGCCTTTGGGGTTAggatttggaagttccagatgtcatcATGAACAGTAACAGGTCTGCAGGGGTGTGTTTTACCTGCCAACACACAGCCAGTAGGCTCCTAGCTGAGTCAGCACAGATTGTCTAAAATACATTTGTAAGGGCTATTAGCATCATCACAAATGCTGAGGCTTTCAGAAGCATTATCAGTTTGCTAAAAAGTGCCCACCTTTTCAGGAGGACAAAGTTTTGCCTTTTGGTTGTGGGTGCTGGTGAATAAGATTCAGTAGACTTAATGACGTGTATGCTTACAATCTTGGCTGTATGTAACAGCATAGCCTGACTTTTACAGATAAAGGtaaaatttcttgatttttttttaaaatccttgttTTTGTGATGTGCTGGACAGACTGAAATGAATCCTgccttttttctgaaaataaaat
This portion of the Capra hircus breed San Clemente chromosome 15, ASM170441v1, whole genome shotgun sequence genome encodes:
- the CD59 gene encoding CD59 glycoprotein; its protein translation is MASKGGYILLGLLFSLAVLCQLGHSLQCYSCINQVDCTSVVNCTHNQDACLYVKAVPLKVYRQCWSLEHCNFEFIANALGEKELHYDCCQKNLCNKSDGTSVSEKTPLLLTLLLVAVCRFYL